Sequence from the bacterium genome:
CGCCCGGCGATTGAGTTCCGCCAGCGCGTTGCTCTCCTCAAGTACGTCGCGCACAATTGGTATCTTCATCAAGCCTCCAGCTCGTTTAACGTAAGTTCCATGAGCGTCAGGCCGCGGCCGCGGATGACGGTCACGCTGCTCGAAAAACAGGTCGGACAAACAAACAATGCGTCCTTCGGCGAGAACGCTGCGCTGCACGACTTGCACTTGCAGCAAACATCCTCTTCTTCAATTTCGAGATTTGCTTGTGCAAATCCACGGCTGCATTTAACTGCGTTGAACAGGTAGATCAGCGTATCCGGCACTACTGCGTCGAGCATGCCGACTCGTACCGTCACATGTGTCACATCTTCCGGTGCGCACGTTTCCGGCAGCGCCCGCCGCGCTGCATCCAAAATGCACTCGGCTATGTACATTTCGTGCATGGCTGTCAGCAGATGCGCGGTAGCAGCTCACCCGCCGGACGATGAATGCATCGCACGCCACCGCCCGTGGTCTGAATCAGTACTGCCGGCTCTTTCGACCTTTGGATGTTGCCAATGACCGCGGCATTCTTCCCGTGTTCCGTCGCTCGAAGAACGCTGAGCACCTGTTTCGCTTCGTCGTGCGCCGAGATAATCACAACTTTGCCCTCGTTGGCCAAATGCACAGGATCGTATCCAAGCAGGTCACAAAACGCCCGGGACGCTGCCGTAACCGGCAATGCGTGTTCCTGAATCATGATCGAGTACGGCCCGCTCTCGGCCAATTCATCGAGACTTGCCGCCAGGCCGCCGCGCGTTGGATCACGCATCCACTTCACACCGCCGCTGGCCTGCAATACCGCACCGATCATCCCGCCCAACGGTGCGCAATCACTAACGATGTTTGACCGCAACGAGACATCGGCCCGCGCGCTCAACACTGCCAGCGCATGTTCCCCCAAAGTCCCGCTGACGATGACGGCGTCACCATCTGCGATCTGATTTCCACTCCTCCCTATCCCATGCGGCAGGGTGCCAACGCCTGACGTGTTGATGAATATCTGGTCGCACGCACCGCGCGGCACGACTTTCGTATCGCCGGTGACAATTTCAACGCCCGCCTCGAGCGCCGTGCGCGCGATAGAGTCACAGATGCGTTCGAGTAGGTCAACGCCCAAACCCTCTTCCAGTATAAACCCTACGGACAGCCAGCGCGGCACCGCGCCCATGACCGCCAAATCGTTGACCGTCCCGCATACGGCCAGTTTGCCAATGTCACCGCCGGGAAATTCGAGCGGCTGGATCACATAAGAGTCGGTCGTGAACACAAGGCGTTCGCCGTTCACGGCAATTTCCGCACCGTCATTCAGCCTCGCCAATTCCACTCCGCCAAAGCGCATAGCGATGACGCTCTGAATGAGACGCCGCATCGTTGTGCCACCTGCACCGTGATCAAGCGTGATGGAGTTCACGTGCTTCATGTGTATTGGCAAATTGATAGACAGCCGCGCACGCGCCTTCTGATGACACCATGCACGCTCCCAGCGGCGACTCCGGCGTGCACGCGGAGCCGAATAGCGGACACTCTTGCGGCCGCGTGTGCCCGCGTAGTATGTCTCCGCAGCGGCAGGCCGGATGCTCATGGCCGTGCTGCGCGGCAATCCGATATTGCGCGGCGTCCCACTCCGCAAATTCGGAACGTAGTGTCAAGCCGCTTTGCGGAATTGCCCCAAGCCCGCGCCATGTCACATCGGTTTCACAGAACAGTTCGCGCATTGCCTGTTGCGCTGATGCATTACCCGCCGAATGCACCGCCCGGCGATAACCATTCTCAAGGCGCGGTGCCTTGGCAAGAATCTGTCCTGCGAGGCTGTCAATGGACTCCAGAATGTCCAGCGGTTCAAACCCCGATACAGTGCATGCCACTCCCAGGTCTCTCGGTAGAAACTCGAACACACTTGTACCCGTAATAGCCGTAACGTGTCCGGGCAAGAGCAGTCCGTCCACCCGAATATCCGGTGACGACAGCAGCGCGCGCAGCGCATTCGGCATCGTCTTCATCGCGCTGAGCAGCTTGAAGTTCCGCACGTTGTGTTCGATAGCTCGCCGCATCGTCGCCGCAATCGTACAGGCCGTTGTTTCGAAGCCGATACCCAGAAACACGACGTTGCGTTGCGGCTGCGTTTCCGCGAAGTCGAGCGCCTCCGCACTCGAATAGTACACACGAACGTCGCAGCCCCGCGCCCGAGCCTGGCTTAACGACTCATGCGAGCCGGGCACACGAAGCAGGTCACCGAACGACGCGAGCACGACGTGGTGACTGTCGGCAATGGCAATTGCGCGATCAATGTACTCATTG
This genomic interval carries:
- the hypE gene encoding hydrogenase expression/formation protein HypE gives rise to the protein MKHVNSITLDHGAGGTTMRRLIQSVIAMRFGGVELARLNDGAEIAVNGERLVFTTDSYVIQPLEFPGGDIGKLAVCGTVNDLAVMGAVPRWLSVGFILEEGLGVDLLERICDSIARTALEAGVEIVTGDTKVVPRGACDQIFINTSGVGTLPHGIGRSGNQIADGDAVIVSGTLGEHALAVLSARADVSLRSNIVSDCAPLGGMIGAVLQASGGVKWMRDPTRGGLAASLDELAESGPYSIMIQEHALPVTAASRAFCDLLGYDPVHLANEGKVVIISAHDEAKQVLSVLRATEHGKNAAVIGNIQRSKEPAVLIQTTGGGVRCIHRPAGELLPRIC
- a CDS encoding hydrogenase maturation nickel metallochaperone HypA — protein: MHEMYIAECILDAARRALPETCAPEDVTHVTVRVGMLDAVVPDTLIYLFNAVKCSRGFAQANLEIEEEDVCCKCKSCSAAFSPKDALFVCPTCFSSSVTVIRGRGLTLMELTLNELEA
- the hypD gene encoding hydrogenase formation protein HypD is translated as MLAQKLAGRLRSLDLPRRIRIMEVCGGHTAAIYRYALHALLPDTIELLSGPGCPVCVTPNEYIDRAIAIADSHHVVLASFGDLLRVPGSHESLSQARARGCDVRVYYSSAEALDFAETQPQRNVVFLGIGFETTACTIAATMRRAIEHNVRNFKLLSAMKTMPNALRALLSSPDIRVDGLLLPGHVTAITGTSVFEFLPRDLGVACTVSGFEPLDILESIDSLAGQILAKAPRLENGYRRAVHSAGNASAQQAMRELFCETDVTWRGLGAIPQSGLTLRSEFAEWDAAQYRIAAQHGHEHPACRCGDILRGHTRPQECPLFGSACTPESPLGACMVSSEGACAAVYQFANTHEARELHHA